A region of the Vibrio tubiashii genome:
TTCTTTTGTTGATGCGTTGGCTGCGGTCGGCGTGTCACCTGTTGGTGTGGCTGATGACAACGATGCGACAAGAGTTATTCCTGCAGTGCGTGATTTAGTTCAGCCATGGCAATCTGTTGGTATGCGCTCGCAGCCTAGCTTAGAGGCGATTGCGGTACTAAAACCGGATTTGATCATTGCGGATGCTGAGCGTCATCCGACGATTTATCAAGACCTCAACCGTATTGCACCGACCTTGCTGCTGAAAAGCCGCGGTGAGTCATATCATGAGAATCTAGAATCTGCGCGCAAGATCGGCATCGTGCTCAATAAGCAACAAGCGATGGAAAAGCGCATTCAGCTGCATCAACAAGCGATGGCTGAATACAAGCAGAATTTTGCACTCAAACAAACGGTTCAGTTTGCGGTTGTTTCAGACAAAGGTATGTGGCTTCATGGCCCTAAATCCTATGCCGGTGGTGTACTTACTGAGCTAGGTATCAAGAGTCCAATTACACAGGCTACAGAAAAAGCTTATCTGCCAGCAAGCTTTGAATTACTGCTAAAAACAAACCCTGATTGGCTGCTGATTGGTGCGTACTCCCAGCCAAACATTGTTAACGAATGGGAAAAGAACCCTTTGTTTAAGCTGCTTTCGTCAGCAAAAGCACAGCATATTATTGAAGTGTCTCCTGCGCTTTGGTCACTCAATCGAGGCATGTTAGCAGCGGAGAATATGGCGCAGAACCTAGAGCAGATTTTGGGCTCTTCATGAGCAACGCAACGACACTGAACCAAAACTATTGTCAGTCTAAAACCCCGTGGCGAGCGATGTTTATCATCGCCGCTATTTTTGTTTTGGTCGTGACGGGTTACGCCGCTTCAATGCTGGGTTGGTCAAACTTCTCACTCACATTCAAAGATTTAGTCGGCTACTGGTTTTCATTTGATCAAGGCAATATGAATCACCAGATACTTGCAACCTTAAGAGCTCCAAGGGCCTATGCTGGGTTAATGATTGGTGCTTGTCTTGCTGTTGCAGGTTTACTGATGCAAGGGCTGACGCGTAACTCGTTGGCATCTCCCTCGATTCTGGGCATAAACGCTGGGGCGGCGTGTTTTATGGCATTCGCTGCCATTGGCATGCCAATTGTCAGTGATATCAACCCAATTCTTAATGCAGTACTAGGGGCGCTACTGAGTGGCATGTCAGTGATGATGCTAGGCGGTTTTTTCTCTGTTCGTTCTCACCCTTTGCGCTTGGTATTAGCGGGCATTGCAATCAGTGCTCTGCTGCTTGGTCTTACTAGAGCAGCGCTTATCCTTGCTGATGATATGGCTTACAGTGTTTTGCATTGGCTGACGGGGTCTTTAGCAAGCGTTGATAATGAGCAATGGAATCAACTTTGGCCGCCTGCTTTGGTTGGATTGAGCTTAGCGATAGGGTTAGCGCGTAATCTCAACTTATTGGCGCTTGGCGAGGAAGTGGCCGTTGGGTTGGGGAGCAATATCCAACTGACTCGCCTAGTTACTGGCCTCACCATAGTTTTGTTGGCCGGAACGTGCGTTGCCATTGCAGGTCCTATCGGTTTTGTTGGTCTTCTTGTTCCCCATTTAGTCAGACCGCTAGTCGGTCATAACTATCATTTACTGATCCCTTGCTCAGCCCTTACGGGGGCGGCTCTTGTCGCTTGGTCTGATGCCTTATCTCGTGCGATTGCGTTTCCAACTGAAAC
Encoded here:
- a CDS encoding Fe(3+) dicitrate ABC transporter substrate-binding protein; translated protein: MENKSRFLSGNLWLAALILFLVSVMPFQSSAKTRVVQDEQGTFELDSTPQRVVVLEFSFVDALAAVGVSPVGVADDNDATRVIPAVRDLVQPWQSVGMRSQPSLEAIAVLKPDLIIADAERHPTIYQDLNRIAPTLLLKSRGESYHENLESARKIGIVLNKQQAMEKRIQLHQQAMAEYKQNFALKQTVQFAVVSDKGMWLHGPKSYAGGVLTELGIKSPITQATEKAYLPASFELLLKTNPDWLLIGAYSQPNIVNEWEKNPLFKLLSSAKAQHIIEVSPALWSLNRGMLAAENMAQNLEQILGSS
- a CDS encoding FecCD family ABC transporter permease, whose protein sequence is MFIIAAIFVLVVTGYAASMLGWSNFSLTFKDLVGYWFSFDQGNMNHQILATLRAPRAYAGLMIGACLAVAGLLMQGLTRNSLASPSILGINAGAACFMAFAAIGMPIVSDINPILNAVLGALLSGMSVMMLGGFFSVRSHPLRLVLAGIAISALLLGLTRAALILADDMAYSVLHWLTGSLASVDNEQWNQLWPPALVGLSLAIGLARNLNLLALGEEVAVGLGSNIQLTRLVTGLTIVLLAGTCVAIAGPIGFVGLLVPHLVRPLVGHNYHLLIPCSALTGAALVAWSDALSRAIAFPTETPVGVLTALIGTPCFILVAMRRS